TTGCAAGGAATGTCATAGCTTGGGAAAGACTAAGACCATCATTAACACTGTCTTGTAGGGCAAACTGGGGCTGTTTCACAGCAAGGGGTGTCATTAATACAGCATATTAATAACCTGGCATTACCAGTCCAAGGAATGCCCTGATCCAGCTGCTTTGACAAGGCCACTGCATTAACCTGATAGCTCTTCTCGATCATTTCACCCTGTTTCTTTTGCCCCCAACAGGTCTAAATTGGGTCTTTTCTAGACTCTGCATTTCAGGCCagggctccctgccagcccctgggcaCCTAAAGATCTCATCCCACCCGGCTGCGCCCTCGACACCCGGCCCCGGCCGTGCTCCCACCCTGCCGGGATGACGGCGCAGATGCTGGCTTTGAGGTGGCTCGTGCCCCTTTCTCACAACCCCCATACCCTCTGTTCTGCAGATACCATCAGTGAAAACCCAGAGTGGGTGTTAACTGGCCCGGCGCAGTATGTCCCAGACTCCACTTCCGATTCCTCTTCGCTGCTACTAAAGGGGAGTGAGCCCCCCCTCCACCTTTCACCCAGCATAATGGTGGGGCAGAGTCCCCTGGACCCCAGCGAGAGCAGGACCGCCGTCCTCCTGGAGCCTTTTGTCCATCAGGTGGGCGGCCACATGAGCATGATGAAGTACGACGAGCACACCATCTGCAAGCCCTTGGTCTCGCAGGAGCTGAGCTTCTACGAGTCGCTGCCCTTGGCCATGAGGCAGTTCACGCCCCAGTACAAAGGTAAatgggggatgctggggaaggAGCTATGGGCTGGGGAAGGAGCTATGGGCTGGCAGTGTTGTCCCCAGTGTTCGTCCTGAGGTTGGGATAAGGGATGAGTGACGGTGCGGGAGGTACTGGCTGGCTCGGTCGGGCTGGGTCTGAGCAGTGGAGCCCCGTCGCTTGTGCAGGTTTTGCTAAGCATGGATGCTTCCCGGGTGAGAGTGTGcgcagcagcaggtctgtgggAATGGGAGGGTTTCCTGGGACTCTCTGATGGCTAATAAGGGTTGAGTGCTGGCTGATGGCACCAGATCCTCCCCTCTGCCCATCCCCTTGCTGCCATGATTGGACTTGGTAGCACAGGGGACTCCTGTTATGTCAAATAGGGCTGAAATCGGTCTGTTCTTGAGGGGGACAGGCATGAGAAGGTGGAGGCTGATAGTGTGAACACGATCCCCTCCCAGGGCAGcgcaggagcaggacagagggggtaaatatagaaaaaacacagaataagGGGCAGGAATAGGATGGGGTTTCCCAACAGTGCTTGCTTTGAGGATTTTGCACACCATGGCCCCAGAAGAGTTGGTCTGACGGCATGAGAATGGTGACACTGAATAGGTGCAGGAAAGTAGGGACTAGGAGGGTCTTGTTCAAAACAGGATTCCCAAGATCTGACACATTATGTGGTCTGTTCAGTAGAGCTTTGAATTAGCATCCCCTGATAAGAAAAGTTTTCTGTCCCATGAGCTGAGGGTGCCTTTACACCATGTGCCTGGCCCCATTGCTCCAGGCCTTGGTTTTAGAGGAGGTGAAGGTTTGTTTCAGAAGCAGAGAAGTCGGTCAAGGAAAGGGTCAGGGTTGGCACTAGCACGAGCTGGGGGAGAGATCCTTGGGGCCACCATGAAACACCAAGCCTGAAAAACCAGCCCAGGGATGTCCCAAGCATCACTTTTACTGGGTGGTTGACCTGACCCAAGCCTTGCTCCCCACAAGCACTGGTCCCTGGAAAACCAGAGGTACAGACTATTTAACTCCTTAAAAATTAAATCCAGGCAGCTGTCCTGACACAAGCAAGACCTTCCCGGGACAGGGAAGAGCCTCCCACCTGCCCCTCTGCTTGCTGCCCCCCTTCACTGCCCAGCCCCCCCCTTCAAACACCTCTCCTGTCCCTAACTCTCCTTGCTCTGAACCACTTTCCCAGCTGAATTTCTCAGCTTAGCTACTGAAAAGCAGCACTTGGTGTCTGTGGGGGTCCcagtatttttttaagacatcttcccttcctccctttcttatTCCCTCACTATTTCTGCTTTTACTGCCAGACTTGTGCTGCTCATAAAGCTCCTGACCCTGGATTTTTGCGAGAGGCGAGAAGCTCAGCTGTCACGTAAAAACTTAAAATATCTTTTGGTCCTTCAGCATTACAGAAAAGAGCTCAAAGTGTCAGCTGTGGTTTCGGTGTGCTTCCAATCCAATCTCTTCCCTTCCCAGAAAGTCAGGGGCCTTTGCAGATTTATGGGACAATATTAAAAAGAtgcttaagaaagaaaacaagtcttcCTCTAAGCAATTTTCTTTAGCCAGGGCCAGGGTTTGATGCTGGAGAACTGGGCCCTGCTCTGTCTCTctaataaagatgttaagcagtCCCAGCTTATCAGTTCAGGAGTGGCCCGGTTATTAATaccattttgtcttctttttctcttctattgCAAGTCCCAGTGAGTTTTGCAATGAGGGGTAATTAAATAGCAATTCTTCTCCAATTTGGCATTGGGCACACACATTTTTTATTCTGATGATAACCGTCCCAGCCCTGAATGCCAGGCGAATTAAAGAGGTGGAACGTTTCCCATGAGGGTGATGGGGAGGATGAGCATCAGGGGGAACAATCCTGAGGTCTTCATCACCCGTTCACATGTGTCCATGTTCCTCATCTCTATTCTTAGGCTGTGGGGGCAGGGACGGCTCGGGGACCATTATGTAATGATGACATTATGTGCAATGTTGATCAAATGTCATCATTCAAATCTAACACCAAGTTGGCTGCTTAAAAAATGTCTACCACTCACTTAACCACTTCAGGCAGGTTGGTGACCTTGGGATTGGCTTTTCCCCAGCAGCCCCTTGCAAGCCTCTGCCTGCCCCGAGCTGAGCTTGCAGGAGGATGCTGGACTTGTTTTTGAGCCCAGTTCTGCTCAGATTCCTATTGCACCCAGCAGTAAATAAATGcacatgtaaatttaaaaataaattcatgagGGTAGAACTCCATAGCAAAACGCTCCTGAGGATCACTGGGATGCCACTAGCATGGTGACAGCACCCGTAAATACCCGCTGGCAGCCTcgctggtgctgggcaggagggcGACTGCAGTTTTGGTGACACTAAAAGGCCAGCAAAGATGAGTAACTAAATTTGCTTCCAGATAGATATTTCCCTGTTGCAATAAAGGAGGAGGTCGGTAGCCATGTGGTATAGACACGCTGGTCACTTGCAGGACATATGCAAAACCCGTATGGAAGCACATcaggaaacaaaagtatttttcgGGCTGAAACATAGGTTTTTGAAGACAAGAGTTTTCAACTGGAAGGAGTGAGAGGATCACATTCCTTTGCAATTCAACTGCTCGTTCTTGCCTTTGAAAATCTTCCCGTTAATTTTCATATTAGTGTAAGACACTTAAGAACTCTCAGTTTCGTGCTATATATAACGTTTTTAGGGCCAGATTGTCAGCACTatgtaaatcagcacagctccatTGACTTGCAGATATGTAATTGGGACAGTTTTTAAGGTTACAGGCTGCTAGAGCGCCATAACTGAGGCGTAGCGCTAGATTTGGAATTGAGGACTCCATTCGCCTCACAGTGacgttttaaaaataaaaaggctttgaTTTAGGCAAAAGATACGatggctttttttcctgcctaccTCCCCTGAAAATTCAAAGCAGGCATCCGAGCTGATAggaatttcctttgctttcagttATCTGTAATATGGGTTTTTTTACGGATGGGACTCAATGAAAGATCAGGTGGGTAACGTTTGAGCTTGAGAAAGACAGAGCTCCCCATGCTCACCATCATCATGAGCAAGGGACTAAGATAGAGAGCTAAAAATATTACTTACCCCCTAATTAAGGTTTCCAGCTCCCCAGCTCCCTTGGCAGAGTAGCCTGTGTATATTCCTCCCCCATTTCAGTGCAAAATTAGCCGATCTAACCGAGCCTGCCATGGTATGCTGTTTGGATTAATGCAGATTTTACAGcaaaagggaacagaaatggTTGTGGTACCCGAGCAGAGGGGCTGTAtggagggcaggagggaaatGCATCCAATTATGGCTGGAGCTGCAGGGTTAGGGGTGCAGGACCCCGGGAGGGATGGGCACCCTGAGTCTAACGGAGGTGACTGGTGGTGCAGACACACAGGGCTCCTGAAATTCAGGCGGTGAAAACCTCCCTCAGTCAGCAAAACTCAGCAGGCAGGACTGTGCACACCCAGAGAGAGCAAATCCTCGTGTCTGTGTTTACTTACTACAATCTCACTTTAAAAGGAGAGAGGGGAGTCtgcatatttatttgttttggtagATTTGCTTGGGAGAAAAGAGCTCCCTTGTTGGTTAAGCTGCCGTCTCCCTGCAGCGCCCAACAGACCAAGTGAGGGTACCTGGGGACAGCTGGATAAAACGCAGCTCCACGTGTTGCTAACAGGGCTCTTTCCAGTGATGAGTTCTGCTGGTCCAAGAGCCTTGACCATCCTCTTTTGGATCTGCCTTCCTGCTGCTAGACTTGAAAGCTGCAGGGTACGACTCATGCGGCTGGCATCCCCTCTGAGCCCTAAAGGGCGACGCTCTAAAAATGCCAGAGGGCTGCAGGAACGGGACTGCAGTAATCAGACTTTCCCAGAAAGGTCAGAGCTGTCTGGTACGTGAGCCACGGCCATTCCTGCTCTGTCATTTGAGACGCGGAGGCAGCCATGCCCATGCCAGGAATGGGCTGAGACTGGGCTAAATATGTGATGGGCTGAATGGCATTTGAGCCCTGTGATTCCTGTTATCGAGTCAGGGAAAATTGCAATGCTAAAATAAAACAATGGTGTTTTAAGCACTTAGGGTGGAAAGTAATAATGCCCAGTCATGGTCATGTCCCTCCTCGTGCATGAACACTGGACATGTGAGGGTCTGGTCCCTCTCGTTGGCTGTTTGAGCACTGGTCCTTAGCGCTTGGGGAAGGACATGACCATGACAATGTACGGGCATCACAGATACAGGCAGCGCTGCCAGCCCATGCACACGCCTCTGCCCTTGCTCCTGGGGGCCCTCCAATTAAAGGAAGCAGTTGGCACGCTGGTTGTCTTTGGAAAATTCCTGGTCCCCAACCCTCCCTCTGCTTCCTGCCAATGAAAAGCGTTTCCAATTTTGCCCTGTCCTAAAAAGTGAGACCTAAATCCCTTGTCATAAATAAGCCAGGAGTTCCCAGTGTAATGCAGGGGTCTTTGCTGTGTCACTTGTGgcacagcagagcctggaggGATGGAGGACAAAGGAACATGATGTTTAGAGGAGGCAGGTTCAAAGCCGAGCCttgaaaggagagaaaattagaaaagcCTGTGGCTGTTTTCCAGGGTCTCAGACTGATGGTGTTTATTGAACCTCAAATCAGAGTGGGATCAGTGTGAGAGGTCACTAAAATATGGGGTGGGCAGTAGGCTAAGCGCCAGCCCTCTCAGGAAGGCTGGACCACCTCGGGCTGGTGCAGAACAAGCCTGTATGGTCACCCACGGGTTAATctcattctcatttctttttccccctttttgtccAGGCATCGTTTCCGTGCACCTCAAAAAGGACAGCCTTGGCAACCTGAACCTGATCGCCAGCCCCAGCCTGCAGACGGAGAGCTGCACCCGGCTGGATAAAGCCATCGGTGACTCCTCGGTGACGATATGGCACAAATGCAAGTGGGCTGCCAGCACCGGCACCGGCAGCGAGCACACGCTCGTCAAGTGGAGTCACACGCAGCTCACCAAGACTTTCAAAGACAGGTGAGGATCTGGCATGGCCGGGACACTCCCTGCAAACCTCCTGGTCCTTGGCTGCTGCTTTAGGTAGGGTCTAACTGGGATGGTTTTGGTGACAGAACTCCTGGTTTAAGGCAAAGTGAGCAAAAGCAATGCCCAGCTAaggtgaagaaaagcaaagctcagCCTGGTGGCTTCATGGTTCATCTCTTCCCCGGCTTGTGGATGGAGCACTGAGATGCTGTGGCTCAAATATGGGCCTCAAACTCTGCTTTAAACCTGTTTCCTCAGAGCACAGCATGCTCCGAAAGGAAAAGAGGCCCCAGGAGAACAGCCACCAGGCACACAGCACGTAACACCCTTCTGCTGGTAACAGCCACGCAGCAACTGCACGCTCGAGGGTGGTTCAACCCTGTCCTCGTCCCAGGGGAGAGCTGTCTGTGGAGGGCAGTGAGGTGTTTGCAAGCACACCGTGACCTTAGGGCTTGCAGAGGCTTTCTGCAAGACATCTTTCATCTCAGCTGGTTCAGAAAAGACCTAGGTCAGCTATGACTGAAGGGTGCAATATTGCTACTGTGAAATCGCTGCCTTCAGTGTGATGGGAGTTACGGATTTTGGATGAGCGAGACCAAGGAACAACCCTCCAAGGAGAACAAACCTCCTCatcgctccctccctccctcccctcctcgAAGCAAGCCCCTATAAATTGGGAATCATTCCTATTGTTGCACAATTTGCCCATGTTGTGCCCATTAGGTAGATAAACAGAGATTCCTGGTCATTGGTGCTATGAACGGTGCTTTTCATCGGAGCCAAGCACACTTTGAAATTATCATGAAAGAAATTATAATGAATTATAATGAAATTATAATGGCACCCAGCAATAGCTGGctttctgaaaattacttttacagAGTAACAAAGGATCTCCACAGGTTGGACATGATGAATATGCTTCCTATGAAAGTCCCTGAAAATTTACTTTACCAAGTTAGAGGCTCTgcaaaagaggaggggaaggaatatTCTTTTCCGGAGCTTATAAACCAAACATgttcttttgtgtgttttgtcTAGCTGCCCGGGGAAGATGCTATTGAGGACAGACCTTCAGTACCGCACAGATTCACTTTTGGAAGATGCAAATGGAAACCAGCCAGAAAGAAACAGCTACAACCCCTGGGGACTGCACTGTCACAGGCAGCACCTGAACCGCATGTCCTCCAAGCATAACGAGAACAAACTTCATCGtatcctttttcctctctcccctccagcatAGTCTTGGCTACAAATAGCAGCTTGTAATCAATGTATGTTTTATTGCAGGGGTACACATCCCTCCTCTGCCCAGTCTCTGGGAAAATACAGCATATAGTTGCTTTGCTATCTTCTCCcagtgtttataaaaaaaaaaattaagaaaaagaaaaaaacccacttcccATAAAGGGTATTCAGCATAAGTCAATGATCCCCATGGCATACATTTAAAACCACAACTATATAGGAATTAGCAGCTGCCTCgccttttattttcctattacACTTCATTACCCACCAGTCATGTGAGTAATACAGTTTAACAACTTCCCCCACACCCACTGGAGTGAGCACAGCACTGAGGCAAGGTGTCGGATTGACAGCCCAGGGCTATCGTGTCACTGGAGAATGGAGCTGTTGGTGCTTTAATTGGTAGGACTGTACTACAGTAAATTAACTGAAATTGGCAGCAAGGGGCCTATAGCAATGACATGTTGGTAAAAttggctcagaaagtctcattagAGTTGTGAGCTATTATGGAGGAGAGTCAGCAGTTGCTCTGATTTAAGACCTCTTTCAATTAGAATTTAAAAGTATCATGTTTCCCTTAACTCATGTTCAGAGTTTCTATTGCTTGAAAATGTGGTATCAAAATACAACTACCCCTGCATCCTGGACTTAAAGATGGGAACCCGGCAGCATGGCGATGACGCCTCGGAGGAGAAGAAAGCCCGGCACATCAAGAAATGCGAACAAAGCACCTCTGCATCTCTGGGCGTTCGCATCTGTGGGATGCAGGTAAGAGGAAGCCTCTGTCCTCTTGGTGTTTGCCCGACACACGGCTTGAAACCAAGCTGGAAAACTAAAGGGGCTCTTCCTTGGTGTAAATTGAAGCAGTTTTATTCTCGTCTCTCTCCAAATACCGGCTGTAAGAACTGGCCGTAAGAGCTGTGTGTCCTATCCTCAAGCATGAGAGGGTGCTTAGGGACACGTACAGAATATGGCACATACAGGGTAACCCTTTCCCTGTGCCCCTCTTCGGCTTCTGGAGATCTGGCTGCTTTCACAAGTGGTGGCTGCGTACGCACCAGCCCGCACCACTGCCACCAGTACGAGTCTACCCCAGCTGAGAATCTGCCTGTACATGAACACAGATTCCCCTCTCATGCTCAGCTCGTGGCTgctacacaaaaaagaaaaacataaaagtaTCCCATTGCCCTGCTTGTGCCTTGACAGAACTGCCTCATCCTGTCGCCGCAAGAACGAGGGGTTTATTTTGTGCTAAA
The sequence above is a segment of the Strix uralensis isolate ZFMK-TIS-50842 chromosome 24, bStrUra1, whole genome shotgun sequence genome. Coding sequences within it:
- the IP6K3 gene encoding inositol hexakisphosphate kinase 3 — its product is MVGQSPLDPSESRTAVLLEPFVHQVGGHMSMMKYDEHTICKPLVSQELSFYESLPLAMRQFTPQYKGIVSVHLKKDSLGNLNLIASPSLQTESCTRLDKAIGDSSVTIWHKCKWAASTGTGSEHTLVKWSHTQLTKTFKDSCPGKMLLRTDLQYRTDSLLEDANGNQPERNSYNPWGLHCHRQHLNRMSSKHNENKLHQFLLLENVVSKYNYPCILDLKMGTRQHGDDASEEKKARHIKKCEQSTSASLGVRICGMQVYQVDSGHFLCKDKYYGRKLSPEGFRQTLYQFLCNGNHLRTDLLEPIILRLKALLSVIRKQSSYRFYSSSLLIIYDGQEHKENTAPLDNHLHFQRTNRTASHSTNHSRVDVRMIDFAHTTFKGSKCNHTTYDGPDHGYIFGLENLIKILQNISEGK